One genomic region from Mycobacterium basiliense encodes:
- a CDS encoding MFS transporter: MRTQPVFRDHSIPALAVICLSVFVISVDATIVNVALPTVSRELGANTAQLQWIVDAYTLAMSGLLLSAGSLSDRYGRRSWLSAGLACFALTSAVAAQANSADTLIAARAAMGVGAAVIFPTTLGLITNIFTDPIPRAKAIGLWAAMVGVGVAVGPITGGWLLEHFAWGSIFMVNIPITAVALVGGILFVPTSRDPAAPRVDLPGLTLSAVGITALVYTIIEAPTWGWTSIRAGVGFAAAATVLAGFALWERRSDHPMLDVSVFVNRRFSGGSLAVTAGFLTLFGFIFVITQYFQFIKDYTAFQTGVRLLPVAFSIALASILGPRLVERVGTTAVVAAGLVVFAAGLAWASTAVAATPYTHIALQMLLLGGGLGLTTAPATEAIMGSLPADKAGVGSAVNDTTRELGGTLGVAIVGSVFASVYAGHLGSAAALAGLPADVRSAMEGSMALAHTVIDQLPAGRAAAVRDAVNHAFLDGLQIGTLVCAGIALAAALVVAWVLPPRAGNVAPSPTAPALAET; the protein is encoded by the coding sequence ATGCGTACTCAGCCCGTCTTTCGTGACCACTCGATCCCCGCGCTTGCCGTCATCTGCCTATCCGTCTTCGTCATCAGCGTCGACGCCACGATCGTCAACGTCGCCCTGCCCACCGTGTCGCGCGAGCTCGGGGCCAACACCGCGCAGCTGCAATGGATCGTCGACGCCTACACCCTGGCCATGTCGGGCCTGCTGCTATCGGCCGGCAGCCTGAGCGACCGCTACGGCAGGCGCAGCTGGCTCAGCGCCGGCCTCGCCTGCTTCGCGCTCACCTCTGCCGTTGCCGCGCAGGCGAATTCGGCGGATACACTGATCGCGGCGCGAGCCGCCATGGGGGTCGGAGCGGCGGTCATCTTTCCGACCACTCTGGGATTGATCACCAACATCTTCACCGATCCGATTCCCCGTGCGAAGGCGATCGGACTGTGGGCGGCCATGGTGGGCGTCGGCGTGGCCGTCGGACCGATCACCGGGGGCTGGCTGCTCGAACACTTCGCCTGGGGCTCGATTTTCATGGTGAACATTCCGATCACAGCCGTCGCCCTGGTCGGCGGGATCCTGTTCGTGCCGACCTCGCGCGATCCGGCGGCACCCCGCGTCGACCTTCCCGGATTGACCCTCTCCGCAGTCGGGATCACCGCGTTGGTCTACACCATCATCGAAGCGCCCACCTGGGGATGGACCAGCATCCGAGCCGGCGTCGGGTTCGCCGCGGCCGCAACCGTTCTCGCGGGATTCGCGCTGTGGGAGCGGCGCAGCGACCACCCGATGCTGGACGTATCGGTCTTCGTCAACCGCCGGTTCTCCGGCGGCAGTCTGGCGGTGACCGCGGGCTTCCTGACGTTGTTCGGATTCATCTTCGTCATCACCCAGTACTTCCAATTCATCAAGGACTACACCGCATTCCAGACCGGGGTCCGGTTGCTACCGGTCGCGTTCTCGATTGCGCTCGCCAGCATCCTGGGACCCCGACTGGTCGAACGGGTCGGCACCACCGCCGTGGTCGCCGCCGGCCTGGTGGTGTTCGCGGCCGGGTTGGCCTGGGCTTCCACGGCCGTGGCGGCAACCCCGTACACCCACATCGCCCTGCAGATGCTGTTGCTCGGCGGCGGCCTCGGGCTCACCACCGCGCCGGCCACCGAGGCGATCATGGGATCGTTGCCAGCCGACAAGGCGGGGGTCGGCTCGGCTGTCAACGACACCACGCGCGAGCTAGGTGGCACCCTGGGCGTTGCCATCGTGGGTAGCGTCTTCGCATCCGTCTACGCCGGTCATCTCGGTTCGGCGGCGGCGCTGGCCGGTCTACCCGCCGACGTGCGTTCGGCGATGGAAGGCTCAATGGCGTTGGCGCACACGGTGATCGACCAGTTGCCGGCCGGACGAGCCGCCGCAGTCCGCGACGCTGTCAATCATGCGTTCCTCGACGGCCTGCAGATCGGCACGCTGGTCTGTGCCGGCATCGCGCTGGCGGCCGCACTCGTGGTCGCCTGGGTGCTGCCGCCCCGAGCCGGGAACGTCGCGCCATCGCCGACCGCGCCGGCGCTCGCCGAGACCTAG
- a CDS encoding winged helix-turn-helix transcriptional regulator, translated as MSARNYNQNCPIARGLDILGERWTLLILRELVGGARRYGDLRAELSGIATNLLAQRLAELQDFGLVERTELPPPIGRTVYTLSDVGWRRVLPILQAIAWFGLDRLDPIDADSVVSPLNGFLAGILLGFDPARASGLAATYRVEIDGRRFEFAVDHGRLGPAHAAPAATVTAGAADLVTARLGPSEATRKAALERIDFDGDHCAIDALRTAFSLCESSQLDGSAGGSP; from the coding sequence GTGTCCGCCCGCAACTACAACCAAAACTGCCCCATCGCACGCGGGCTCGACATCCTCGGGGAGCGATGGACACTGCTGATCCTGCGCGAGTTGGTCGGCGGGGCCCGCCGTTACGGTGATCTGCGCGCCGAGTTGTCCGGCATCGCCACCAACCTGCTGGCGCAGCGACTCGCCGAGCTGCAGGACTTCGGGCTCGTGGAGCGCACCGAATTGCCGCCGCCGATCGGACGTACCGTTTACACCCTCAGCGACGTCGGCTGGCGGCGGGTGTTGCCCATCTTGCAGGCCATCGCGTGGTTCGGCCTGGACCGACTTGATCCGATCGACGCCGATAGCGTGGTGTCGCCGTTGAACGGTTTCCTCGCCGGAATCCTCTTGGGTTTCGACCCGGCGCGCGCGTCCGGGTTGGCAGCGACATACCGTGTCGAGATCGACGGCCGCCGTTTCGAATTCGCGGTGGATCACGGTCGTCTCGGGCCCGCCCACGCCGCGCCGGCGGCGACTGTCACCGCCGGCGCGGCGGACCTTGTCACCGCCCGGTTGGGGCCAAGCGAAGCGACGCGCAAAGCGGCGCTGGAACGGATCGACTTCGATGGCGACCATTGCGCGATCGACGCGCTACGCACCGCGTTTTCGTTGTGCGAAAGTTCGCAACTCGATGGGAGTGCCGGCGGTTCGCCCTAG